CACACAGGGGGTGTGGGGTGGAATGACGCGGCGTCCGGGACGCCAGCGACCCCCTCTATTTGCCAGAAATACAGTTTAATCTCAAATTTCCATTTTGATCGAAATGTCCAGCCTCTGGGGGCGGAGGTGGCGTAGTAGAAGGCCGCATGCCGACGAAGCATGAGCGGGTCCTCTCGGTGCAGGCGCTGCGCAAGCAGTACGGCGCCACCGTGGCGGTGGACGGCATCTCGTTCGACGTGGGCCGCAATGAGATCGTGGGGCTGCTGGGCCCCAACGGCGCCGGGAAGACGACCACCATCAACATGATCCTCGGCGTCCTCGAGCCCACCGGGGGGAGCATCCTCATCGAGGGCGTGGACCTGGCGAAGCGCCGCTCCCAGGCGCTCGAGCGCACCAACTTCGCCGCCGTCTACTCGCCGCTGCCCGGCAACCTCACCGTGCAGCAGAACCTGCGCATCTCCGGCCTCATCTACGGGGTGAAGGGGCTGACGGCCCGCATCGAGGAGCTGCTCGTCCAGTTCGAGCTCGTCCGGTTCCGCGACACCAAGTCCGGTGTGCTCTCCTCGGGAGAGCAGACGCGGGTGGCGCTGGCCAAGGCCATGCTCAACCGTCCGCAGCTGCTGCTGCTCGACGAGCCCACCGCCTCGTTGGATCCCGCCACGGCCCAGGACATCCGCGCGCGCATCCGCGACTTCGCCACCCAGGGAACGGGAGGCGTGCTGTGGACCTCGCACAACATGTACGAGGTCGAGGAGGTGTGCGACCGCGTCCTCTTCGTCTCGCGCGG
The sequence above is drawn from the Archangium gephyra genome and encodes:
- a CDS encoding ABC transporter ATP-binding protein, with amino-acid sequence MPTKHERVLSVQALRKQYGATVAVDGISFDVGRNEIVGLLGPNGAGKTTTINMILGVLEPTGGSILIEGVDLAKRRSQALERTNFAAVYSPLPGNLTVQQNLRISGLIYGVKGLTARIEELLVQFELVRFRDTKSGVLSSGEQTRVALAKAMLNRPQLLLLDEPTASLDPATAQDIRARIRDFATQGTGGVLWTSHNMYEVEEVCDRVLFVSRGKVLLEGDPKALPREHGKATLEELFITVAREPLALERA